The Crassostrea angulata isolate pt1a10 chromosome 1, ASM2561291v2, whole genome shotgun sequence nucleotide sequence tatatacattgtacttaggtctgagagagagagagagagagagagagagagagagagagttttaaaGACTTCGGTCATAGTCTGATACAATGAAGTCTTTGACAGTTCCAATGAGGGGTACCTTGCTGACACACACTAAAGTGGTCGTGTCACATGATGTCTTGGTGCTGTCAAACAGTAGAATGACGGCAGAATCTCCGTACGTTTGGTTGTCGTAACTCAACTGGATCTCCCACCCATGAACCTCACCACTGGCAGAGCGTTTGCGCCTGCGCGAAGATGGCGGACTCGGGATGGTGACTGTGATGAGGTTGACATGTCTGTATTGGACATCAGCCAGAACTGAATAAGTACTGTTCTCCTTGCCGCTAGGTGTTCCCTAAATAACAGACAATATATCTATTGATAttaaggaattaaaaaaaaaattaagtactAATACGGTGTATGGTACGGGAACAGAAAAGGAACTTAAAAGTTTTAGAAAGCTTTCTTTAATTAATAATGCCTTATGACGATGGCTTGGCAAAATAACATCTGCATTTTTTCAGTAGCTCCAGAGAAAATTATGAAAACTTGAGAAATTTGATTAGAAACTCTCACTTGTACCTGTAGGCCTGGTTAGCTAAATCATGCGGGCAAAATAAAGTCATCAGTTtcatgaaaaagtaaaaaattaacaCGGGGAAAATCGAGTTTCCATTACTTTTACGTAAGACTTAAAAGGCTTGAGAAAAATTGATTGTACCTTGTTTAATGACGTTAATTATTGTGATGCCGTGATGGTATGTGGGATACTTATCTAATGACAAAGCATGTATATATCGATAGAGCAGTGCAGGTTACAAAAATAACCACGTAAAGCATTTTAAAGATACAATGTATGTAAAATATGACACTTGAATTGCCATGAGAATGGCGTAACAATGCCGGTACTAGCCCACTAGTCATGCAATTAAATTTCTGTATCCAGACCCTAGTTCCTCACCTTGAAATAGCTACACTTGGCGTAGATAGTCTCGCTGTGAAAGACCCCATACAAGTTGGTTTTTTGACATGCTCGAGCACTAGTGTCACAGGCTCCAGTCTGTGGGATCGTGAAATTGGTCGGTGGTTGGGACAGCTCTTTGGAACAATCCTCACCCATATAGTTAGTGTTACAGGAACAGGTCTCTGTACAGTGGGAAATAATACTCGTTatagcagagagagagagagagagagagagagagagagagagagagaatattttataaagaaaaaatacgtTCATATCATAATATCTGATGTATTATTTTCTGTCATAAAAGTCTCCGACTTAAGAATATATTGGCCATGACCATAACAACTGTTAGGATAGACCAACTACTAGTACTCACCAGTTCCAACATAATGCCATATTTGTAGATAGTAGACTGGTTGTGTTATTTCCCCTCATATAAACATGtgtatgattttaaaacaattgattaGTAAAAAATATGTCTCCGATTTCAAGAATTACCATTTGCGCAGACGCCATTACCAGAACAGTTGTTGGGACAAACCAGAGATTTTAACAAATCCAGAATGTTTTCTCCGCCGTTAGAGGTAGTGTTACTGAAGGACGAATCACGTGATGCTGTGGTCACGCATTCCTTTTTCAAGGTATCCAAGGTGGCCGTCACAAAGTCCGCGTTTCCGATCATCTACAATGATAAATTTACTACCTCAAAGAGCAATGGAAaatggaaaaagaaaatttatattaaatttgttcCTCCTGAAATAAAAGTAGTAAGTCTTACGTTTGTTTGGTAATGAACGAGAAGCTACGTTTACCTTTACACTATATAACAAAATGgtcattttgacatttttatgaATACTTCTGCAAAAAATGCGACATCTCTCACCTCTCGAACTGTAGCCACTGTGTCATATATATTATAACGAGAAACTTCTATTTTACCAATAttgcaattaaaaaagaatGGTAAAGtttcaattcataaaatgtttatttaaacaacatATGAATAGGGGAGAAATCTTAGTTTAAGTATCAGAAAAATAGAATGATTTTGATGTACATGCCTTGATATCTTCTACACAGCTGGCTATGTACTCGCTGACGCTGGTGTTCACTTTCTCGATGCAAGTGGACACAGCGATGTCTTGAGTAAAAGACTCGTTGCAAAATCTGGTAGCATTTTCTTCACTCCATGGGGCCACCCAGTCGGTAACCTGTTATAAATGTAAGTGGAGAAACTTGAGTTGCACAGGGCATGTATATTTAAACACATTATCAACATGAGACTCACATGCTGTGCGCGTTCAGTTTAATTTGCGATTCACAAAAATCTTACATTTAGTTCGATACTCTCATCAAATGCAGGATCAACACTGAATTCTATTTCATCGATGACGTCATCGGATTCAGCTGTGCTTCTCCGTCGTCTGCTACTTGACGAGCAGACGTTTACGGTCTGCCCGCTCTTCTCGGAGCACGGCTCTGTGGGGGCGTCAAGGTTGCACTTTGCATAATTTGGATCAAAAGGAACGTTGTACCACTGGTCGTAGTACTGGAAGTAGGAGGAGCACGTGCAGTACCTCTGAAGGCTCTGCGGGGAGCTTCCGCCAGAcctgtgtgtatatatatatatatatatatatatatatatatatatatatatatatatatatatatatatatatatatatatatatatatatatatatatatatatatatatatatattcagagGAAAACCtcaatcaaattatttttaaaatacaaatgtagttAAATACAAGAGCCTTATCTTATGAGTTCAAAATGTTCACTTACGAGGACCCATAGATGACGTCAGGTTTTTTCTTGAAAAGGCTGTCTGATGAACCTATGGTGACCCtgcaaaaattgtcaaattttagacTTTGTCGAAAAACCAATCAAGCAAGATTAACTAGCgttactatagcattgaatgatttatttttgacgtcgtcgtgtcaataactgccgtcaggtgagcagacaaattgaataacgcgcgttagcgcgttatgataatctgtctgctcacctgacggaagttattgacacgacgacatcaaaaataaatcattcaatgcttatatttacattcccttactgaagaaatcaattgtttacttaaataaatcgatataaagtgcagatcacggagggagtgaataagtaacagcaagaacagctgttttgtaaaaccggtttaaactggttttcacatagactgttgagatgagatcgacgagcatgaaaatataattcatgataaataactcttgaaatgttgcttttaataatatagtcaacttttttgttgaataattataaaacatggtgttttgacaacattcatgaaatacattttttaactgataacatagaaatctcTGTTTGAGAattacttatgtaaattactcgttaattcatacgcagtgaataggtgttgcatttagaggcatttaaacatcacggaatttaatgggaaaacacagtagaatgtaaatatatgtacttGTATAACAACTGACTACACATAGTGCTTCAACCCACTCACCGCCAGGACAGGGCAAAACGCTTCTCATCGCTGATGGGAGTATTCTCGTTCTTAGGTATGAAGTCGTTGCTTCGGTCGTAGTCATAGTAACCACATATGCCCTCTGTGTTTTGAAGGTCAGTAGATGAAGCGACGATCTGTATGTAGTCAATCCAGTGGGACCACGAATTGAAGGAGAACGACACCTCTGTCCCGCTCGGTAACGTAACCTTAAAAGTAGTTACACACATATATTActataaatattacaaaatatcaagaTGGCGTCACCTGGATATTTAAGTTACAGATATATATACCATGATTATGTGAGAAAGAATATATGGCACGTTAACGGCAATGTTAGATGGTGTAAATACCCAATGTAGGTGTTATCATTAAGTGCCCTTAAATgtgattttaatcaatttgtaACAAACAGTCCAAAAGTTGGggtattacaatattttttagttaGGGAGTGTGTTTCGTCTAATAGAGTCTCGTCTCTGTGCACCTACCCTGTAATTAGTGCCCATTTTTTGTACAGTGATTTCGTCCTCCTGACTACATCCGTCATAACGTTCATAAGGATAACTGAGGAGGGAGACCCTCTGGAGGGACACCTCTATGCAGGTTCGAACCACATACAGATTTTTCCCTGACCTTATGGCCACCCCACAGTTACAGGCCGCGCGCCAGGGGTAACAGGTGGAATACAGAGCGTGCACCTACAAAACAGTGATGAACAATAGTATGTATTTAcgtaaggtaaaaaaaatctagTCTTCCATGCACAAAATCGGGAGAAACaacaaacatatttaaacaacaaatttaaaataatcgaCTCCAGACCATTTTCTGGGGTcttaactatattttttttaaaaatatatgtatataataaaattataccgCTAAGGGTTTAGTTTTGTGCTGGTACATGACGAATTCCCCCACTCGCTGATTCTCCCAGTACCGCCGGTCAAAGGTCACCATGTGGGGATCGTTGAAGCCTCCACAGATTCCCCCAGTGGAGCTGTAGGGAGTATTGTCCCAAACGGATACCTGGAGGGAGCAATTGCAAAAAGTAACATCACATATCGATTTCAATATATGCTAGCGTCCTTAAAGCTGTTCTAATGTTATTAAGTTATCATGTGTAAATGCctgattttcttaaataatatttcatcgCATTTCATTATGCATTTTCAAGCCATATTtacttaataatttttttacttaacTGTACATTTGTCATAGAAAGCACCATCTGGATGCTTTTTTTGTTAAGGAAGGGTCAAAAGTACTAGTTAACAAAGCTTCGTGAAAGAGCtgactttgtttttgtttttctttagcTATATATGTTTCTCAAACATTAGAAAGATTCGTCAAGGATCGTGTTCTCACCGACACGGTATCAGTAACTTTCACATTGTTCCACGCGTTCGATGTGTCTGTGGGGTTGGTAGTAGATTTGAATTTAATCCTGGAGTAGCGTCCCCACCAATTCTTCATGCTGTCGACATACCCGGTAACATTCAGGTAAACTGGCTGGTCCCAGTACTTGTAGGGAATTGTCACGTGACATCCGTTGTCAGGGAAAGCCACGCCCAGGTACTTTACGCCATTCCAACACCAGCTCCATTCACTGGTGATTATATGCAAATCAGCTTTACACTGAGCCTCCTTTTGAGCGTCTGTGAGTGAAGCAGAACAACCAACCGGAAGAGAGCTCGTCAAAGTTATTGCCGTAGATTCTCCCTCATCGATCGATAGAAAGGTATTGCTAACCTAAAATACAACAACGAAATTATAGTCATTCATTCTTTGAAAACATTGCACCAAGATTAAGAAGATATATCATGGTTAAGATTTTACCGTTACTCCTGCGAGGAAGGGCGGACTTGTAGATGCGGGGCTTGGGCCACTATCAACGAGATACTGGGCGCTTACACTGCATTTCACCtgtattacaaaaataaagacTGAATAAATCTTCTAAATTAAACACTCCGTTTCAAATTATTCGTATCAAAAAATTGAGACTAAATCATTGATacaattttaaccattttaacCGTTTATCAAGTAATTAACCATCACCTTGAGTCCTGTATATTTATTCCTCTGATATAAACCCTTTATAAGGAAACAACTGGTTACCTGAATGATTAACGGGgtgtattatttgataaatgttATAACAATGACCTACATTCATGTTCAGACTGTAGTTGCTGGACCAGTGCTGTGGTCGTAGCGCCGCTGTGGTGTTAATACTAGGGTGGAGGACTGCGCCGTAGGACGTCGTGGTCAGCGGACTGTCGTTGATGAACCACTTAATCAGAAAGTACAGGTTACTTCCGGGCTCAGGGAACACGCAGACCATGTGCGGCTCGTGGCGGGAACCGTCATCAGACATACCCAAAACAGCCACCACTTCCGGGGAAACTGACACGTTACTGGGGATTCCCACTTTAAACAAACAAGAAGAAagtaataataaacaaatatgtgGAAATTTGattgtgaaatatttgtttatttaggaGGCTGGTTGTTTAACAAATTACTCATTATTTTTGGCTATAAACTattttgactttaaaattttaatgatatttttatatatcttagTGCACCTAAAGAAGTTTATATAGTCTTAAAAAGACCAAAACTATTAACACATAATgatattgaaattgaattgaaatctCATACCGGAAGATGTTGTTTCAGGTGATTGTGATGACGTCATAGATGCCGAGCTGGTTGTATCATTAAACATCGGATCCGTTGTTGTTGAATCAGGTACCGTGGATGTTGTGCTATCAGAAGTTGATGTAAGTCCAGAACTAGCTGCAGTTGAATTTGTGACGGTCACAGTTTCCGCTGTAGTACTGGTGTCCGATGAAGTTGTGATGACCGTTGATACTGGACTTGTTGTCGATTGGTAGGAACTTGTTGTTGTTGGACTAGTTGTCGATTGATAGGAACTGGAAAAAGACGTCCCCGGATCGGTGCTGGTTGTTGATATTGTTGTCTGGTTGTCGCCAGCCGTACTGGTTTCGTTCATTGTTGTTGCTGACGTCCCCGTTGACACTGATGTAGGTGTTTGTGTATTGGTTGTTGTAGACAAAACATCCGTGGAAGCAGAACTCGACATCGTACCCTGTGATGTTATCCCCGCATTACTCGTTGTTGTCGTTAACATAGCTGTTGTTGCATCTGAAGTACTACTCATGGCTGATGTTGTTGTATCTGTTTGACCCGCTGTTGTCGTAGTATATTCTTGTGTTGTTTCTGTTTGACCCGTTGTTATCCTGGCAACTCTTGTTGTTGTGGTTTCTGTTTGATCTGCTGTTGACATGGTATGTACTGGTGTTGTGGTTTCTGATAGACCTGCTGTTGTCGAAGTATATACTATTGTTGTTTGATCTGTTGTTGTCATGTTGTTTTCCTTTGTTGTTTCTGTTCCATTCCCTGTAGTCATGGTATAtcctgttgttgttgttgtttctgTTTGATCCGTTGTTGTCATATTATTTCCTGATGTTGTTGTTTCTGTTTGATCTGTTGTTGTCATGTTATTTCCTGATGTTGTTGTTTCTGTTTGACCCGTTGTTGTCATGACATTTCCTGTTGTTGAGGTTTCTGTTTGACCTATTGTTGACATGACAATtcctgttgttgttgttgtttctgATTGATCTGCTGTTGTCGTAGTATATCCTGTTGTTGTCGGTGTTTCTGTTTGATCCGATGTTGTCATGTTATTTCCTGATGTTGTTGTTTCTGTTTGATCCGTTGTTGTCATGTTATTTCCTGTTGTTGCTTCAGATGTTGTTGTTTCTTGAGTTGTTTCTGTTGTTGTCGAAGACTTTGTCGGTTCTGTTAAAACAATGTTCAGAAAAACTTGACTGTTTCATGAGAAACAacttagtttgaataatttttgaaaattcaatagTTACCGAAAAAGCTGAAGAGAACCAGGGACACGACAACTAACGTTTGCAGCTTCATCTTCTgatctgtaagaaaaaaaatcttaattaaacCTAAAATGTGCATGACTACACCAACGATTTTTAAtccgtacatgtattttatcatgCATTCTTTTCACCATAAAAACTTCCCTGGTATTTGTTGCGTTAAACCGCGAACAATGCAATTAGAAGATAACTAAACCAATATGTTAATTATTCATTGTCTAATGACTTTAAACATTCACTTGAAATCTAACATAAGCATGTAATTATAGGTTATATAACGTACCTTTGGGGATATTCAGGATAAATGAACAAGATAAACGGGGCATCCTATAGTTTTGTTGATTTgttgataactttaaaaaacgTTAGTGCGTATACACCAGATTTATAACAACTGGTCTAATTAGATAGCGGTTAATAGCTAATTAAAAAGTCGGATAAAGTcgaactattttttaaaatacatgtactatattataatttaaatctCGTTGTATTTGAAATTGGTAATAAAAATGCACATATTCTAATGTATCACTTAGAGATTcccatcaaatatttaaatacctCGACCAAACGGGCACCTGTTCTCATTTTCCGTCTTATCTCTTTTTTACGTCTTAATTAGGTTAAGATTATATGTCTTAAGTGTAATTAAGACTgatgaatatttcattaaagATTTCAAATTTTGGAATCCCGGAATATAATACACCTGTCCTTTGTTTTGGACTGTGAACGAACCTTTAATAGAAACATGTTGCAACGCTAGGTATTTCGGATAAATTTTGACAAACGTTAtcttaaacccctgtcacaccggagctgcgtcttcacggcgatcccgctgcgtccttaaataatgtcaaacgccaaggtaaacgcagtagagtctTCTACAGCGCTGTAACAAtgcaacggcatcttcgtccGTTGCGGTGGGATCGCCatgaacattttagaacgccatgcgacggcgcgcacaTGCACATGCacgaacatgcacaaagtacgcgctGTGGCTCTGCattctgataaacacgccgtagaagcgtagtgaggtcgccgtgacagcgccgtaagatctccaacagcgccacgagagctccgtcggcgcgctcaaggaacgcagctaagcacagtgtagacgcagtgataCGTCAATAGCGCTTGTACGGAGACCTCACGGAGTCCAttgggatctcactgcgtctctatcgcgctctcactgcgcaCCAACAGagtttgaacaagttgtttttcatttgactGCGTTTACACAGCGACCCCAAAGATctgttgctgcgttcatcgcgctctcgtAACGTTTCTTCAGCGTTTATACCGCGTTCCCATGGCgtttctagtgcgttgtcatcaagaccacgaaaactcgaaCAGTcgctgttgtacaatagcaagcgaagtcataattatcaaactggatgaAGATGAACTtgtaaaaagtagcatttgctaatattccaagaccTATTAATGAACGAAGCTGtaattcatgccatttggttctgatgtttcacatcttttctatattttctaacaactaataacggATCTTTTTTGTAAACCTGACTACTCAGAGTTTTGTCCTAGTCCTTCACAAAATTGGTTAGAAGTAAttatgtttcaattacaatgtaccttttcataacaccaaaacaattttttaatcatttatttactaattaaaaatttttgtttgtttcccaTACAATTGTCCACATTAATATTAACCTACCAAGAAGTAAAGAACGTCTCGTGaacgcagtcagcgcgcagagcacgccgtggacgcgcggtaaaaaactcctagcacgtcatgagcgctcggcggacactcagcgagagcgcagttaatcgccaagtacaactccgtggaaacgcagttacacgccgtgggagctccataagaacgcctcggtcgccgtcaggacgccgtgacatctccacttgtaaaatttttaaataaaactgtacattttttctgaattttccttgcgatcctacggcgattccatgaattttaaaacgccgtgaacacgccgtagggacgcagcttggtgtgacagggcctttaTATAGCATTAGTGTACTTTTCTATATCGGTAGTACTTTAcattttgcattattttgagcaaTTACACAAAAGAGAAAAATTATGGACATCTTATTTTACtatcatcaatatttttttttttacacctacAGATGAGCACAAATGTTAAGTGTAATTCTACGTAATACACAAACATGACATAAACTTGTATACAGCACGAACAATCttgaaatgaaatcaaatacaaaaattgagatgcaaaataaaacattagttaattaaacaggctttttatagtttttaaaaaatgaagataatccatattgaaaaatttcaaagttttctaacaataaatgaataattcaGTTCATTGATTCACAAATTTGCACCCCGCTCGATAACGTACAATGTATAATGTATTTTGTGAATAACATTAAGCAGCTTTTGTAATTCATGTTATGAATTATGAACAATTTGAGCCTAAAATAATAGAAATGTGTTTTGAGGATGAGAATCAATGAAAACGATCTGCATAAAATATTCTCCAAATGACAAATGGGCGATGCTGGACAAAGTAtcttaataattaattttttatatttatattttccagTGTCTGTGCCTGTAATAACACAacatatcgattttgtactttATAACCCATAACATCAAATGACGTGTTATTAAAGCGCCagcagggtttgcttatttatatttgaatatttaatcgtacaattgcttaaaattatataaatataagtaataagaaatcattctttgaatattatgaggtgataatttctaTCGGGGCGTGATcatatctatcataaagcccttcggactttattggatttgatcacgccccgacaaAAATGTTCACCtgataatactcaaagaatgattccttattacgtTTATAAATACATTCCGTATCTATATACATAAGTAGCCATTGCAAGGTCAACCGTTTTGAgttgattgaaaataaaacctTTTAAGTTGAAACATAAACTGTATactattgaaaatttgaaattatttgattaagTAAGCCTAACAATCTATGTTAAATCATATTCGTTATGAACTATAAAACTTTATTGTATAATCCTCCCGATATTAGACCTGAAACCCTTTGTTGAAGAAGTGCGTCCTTATATGAATATTTGAAAGTGCGTGCGTTTAACCATAATGTGAACAATAAGTTAAATTACAGACGCCAACTGACGGCTTCCCTTGGCCAGTGCTTAAGGACAATTTTGCAAAATCTCTTGAATTAACTGAAGTaagttttatatttcaaataagcaACAATAAACGCGCTTCTGTTCATCATGAACAATAAGatgcaattttagataatttCACAGGgtaaataaattatagaagcggAGCTGAAACTATTGGCCACATACCTTCCATCTGCCCGGCAGGTCCTTTAATGTCACGGCGCCCCTTTAACAAAACCAGGAagtttatttatcaatattgCCATAGCTACCACCAAACGCCAAAACTGGAGTCAAAcgtaattaaataataaatatttcaccAGATAATGTACCATGCGATTAAATATCGCTTCTTTTGTTACCAAGAAGAATTTCGGAGTGGCACAAAGACAACAGCAAACTATCCAGTTCGCCACAGGATCGGACTGACATTGTGGTGACCGTCACGCAGCAGTTCTCATCATCT carries:
- the LOC128181777 gene encoding uncharacterized protein LOC128181777; protein product: MEDQKMKLQTLVVVSLVLFSFFEPTKSSTTTETTQETTTSEATTGNNMTTTDQTETTTSGNNMTTSDQTETPTTTGYTTTTADQSETTTTTGIVMSTIGQTETSTTGNVMTTTGQTETTTSGNNMTTTDQTETTTSGNNMTTTDQTETTTTTGYTMTTGNGTETTKENNMTTTDQTTIVYTSTTAGLSETTTPVHTMSTADQTETTTTRVARITTGQTETTQEYTTTTAGQTDTTTSAMSSTSDATTAMLTTTTSNAGITSQGTMSSSASTDVLSTTTNTQTPTSVSTGTSATTMNETSTAGDNQTTISTTSTDPGTSFSSSYQSTTSPTTTSSYQSTTSPVSTVITTSSDTSTTAETVTVTNSTAASSGLTSTSDSTTSTVPDSTTTDPMFNDTTSSASMTSSQSPETTSSVGIPSNVSVSPEVVAVLGMSDDGSRHEPHMVCVFPEPGSNLYFLIKWFINDSPLTTTSYGAVLHPSINTTAALRPQHWSSNYSLNMNVKCSVSAQYLVDSGPSPASTSPPFLAGVTVSNTFLSIDEGESTAITLTSSLPVGCSASLTDAQKEAQCKADLHIITSEWSWCWNGVKYLGVAFPDNGCHVTIPYKYWDQPVYLNVTGYVDSMKNWWGRYSRIKFKSTTNPTDTSNAWNNVKVTDTVSVSVWDNTPYSSTGGICGGFNDPHMVTFDRRYWENQRVGEFVMYQHKTKPLAVHALYSTCYPWRAACNCGVAIRSGKNLYVVRTCIEVSLQRVSLLSYPYERYDGCSQEDEITVQKMGTNYRVTLPSGTEVSFSFNSWSHWIDYIQIVASSTDLQNTEGICGYYDYDRSNDFIPKNENTPISDEKRFALSWRVTIGSSDSLFKKKPDVIYGSSSGGSSPQSLQRYCTCSSYFQYYDQWYNVPFDPNYAKCNLDAPTEPCSEKSGQTVNVCSSSSRRRRSTAESDDVIDEIEFSVDPAFDESIELNVTDWVAPWSEENATRFCNESFTQDIAVSTCIEKVNTSVSEYIASCVEDIKMIGNADFVTATLDTLKKECVTTASRDSSFSNTTSNGGENILDLLKSLVCPNNCSGNGVCANETCSCNTNYMGEDCSKELSQPPTNFTIPQTGACDTSARACQKTNLYGVFHSETIYAKCSYFKGTPSGKENSTYSVLADVQYRHVNLITVTIPSPPSSRRRKRSASGEVHGWEIQLSYDNQTYGDSAVILLFDSTKTSCDTTTLVCVSKVTAAESEPADNTGVIVGGVVGGVVALAVIVGIIIYIKMYKRVKGRVGSSENVRNKDSDPLTSSSP